The Clavelina lepadiformis chromosome 3, kaClaLepa1.1, whole genome shotgun sequence region AAATGATCACCAGATTGCCAATAAACCAATGTAGACCGTATCGTTGTGGATTGAAAGCATTCTGTGGCAAGGAAACAATTTAGACACGTAATAATTTAGTTTAACGTGTGCAAATTTACGCTCTGCAGAAACTAGCGTACATAATTAGTTACGTAGCGTTAATCAGTACAGCATTGATTGCTTTAGCAATAAATCTGAGAACAGTAAAGTTTACACAAACCGcctaaaaagttttgttttctatgCGAGTATTTTTGCGATGGAAAGAGTCTTAATAGCTCAAGCATCATTGATCCTAGTCGACTTAAAGCGAAACAAGAAGCAGAGTGAAAAACCACAAATGCAATTAAATCCAAATACCCTTTTCTTAACTGGTTTCGACAACCGCCACACGAGCCCTACACACAGCACAGCATAATCGAATTCCCAATGACAACAAATCTTGTAGTGACGAAGTGTACATATAGTTCTTCTTAAACTCTTTAATTGCCTCAACTCtacaaattttgaacaaagaTCCAGTTGCATGTAGTTACACGCTTTCAAACGAGTAGCACTGGAGAGTTTGGGTTATTATCTTGGATGGAAACTAAACAATCAGACAGAACTTCTTGCCCTTTGTCTGGGAGTCTTTAATCATCTGGTAAAAGAGGATGCTGCGAAGACTACGGAAAGTAATTTTAACGTCGTTGAAGTTGCAAGACTCGTCATTGACATAGCTGGATAATTCATCCAGAAGGGGGCGGTATTGAGCAATTATCTCATCAGGCTTCTTGCATAGTTTGGAACCCGGTTCGCTGAAACAGTCGAGTAAGACTTGACAGAACTGGACAATTATCTTCAGCTTTCTGGCAGACTTGGACAGATGTTGGCTCGCCTCTCCTCCACACCTGACCATGGACAAGGCCAAGTCCTTTTCGCCAATCAAGAGGAGTTGCTCGGATACGTTTCCCGCCTCCTCACATACAAATATGAGTTGCTGGTCGGAAAGAGACGGCATAGACATGGCTGAAATCGTCTCCTCGCATGACTTCTTAATTTTGTCCGATTGAAGCAGGATTTCTACTCTGAGACGAAGTAGCTTCCTCGGGACCTCCCAGTGGCTTGATGGCTGATTTTCATGATGCTGGAGGAAGTCGTGGAGATAGTTCAGATCATCTGAGTCTCTATCCATAGACGAGTAATCCTCGAAGAGCTGACACACGTCTGCAGAAAACCATACatttcgattaaaattgttgCATGTCTTTTGCATACTATACATTTCATACGTTTGCCTTTTAGACTTTGTCACTTTCCCATTCATTAACGCATGCTATTAACAACCAGTAATGATTatcgtccccaccgcgctaTTGccgaaaaaattaaatgattaaTTGATTGTTTATCCTTCTTACTTCTAATTGTGACGAGCACATCGTTGCTTGCTTGATCTTGTGTAACAAGACGAATGTCATTCATGTAGAATTTCAAAGCCTGTTTTGGCTTATCTTTGCTCTTGTAAATAATAGCCAAGTTGTTGCAGCAGGAACCGTACAAACTCGGCTTTTTGCAGTCGAATTTAAACGCGTTTTCAATCGCGGTTACAGCTGACAAAAGAAGCTCCATGGCGTGACCAGTTTCTCCCAACTCGATGTAGCATTGCGACTGGCACTGCCAGCAAGCTGCCTTTGCTTCAGCTAAGACCTTCCTGTCTGCAAATTTTGTCGATTGGATACGAGTGAAGCTGGTCTTCATTGATTCCAGGATATAGTTCAGGTTGACTTGATCCTTGACAGCGAGCACAAATTCATTGGCTACGGAAGCACAATTCCCAAGTAGGTTTAACTTCTGGATAGGACTAGAAATGCTTTTTGCTAGGTAGTCAGCTACACAAAGAAGGGCTTGGAAACAATCAGCGAATTTTTCACTCGAAATTTTATCCTTAACTCCGCTTTTCATCGCCTGGATGAGAGCATCCTTCAGTTTTACTGCATCTGCTTCGTTAAGATAGCTGGTCTGCAAAGACTTTGATAAGTCTTCAATCTCTTGCAAAGCTCCATCTAAGTTCTGCTCCGAAAATCTTTTTTGTATTGAGTGCAGCTTTGAAATGAACCCTTTGAAAGTTGAGATCtttaataaattattcaaTTGTCAATTTGAAGACACCAAAgataacataaaataaataacgAAATAGAGCAAGAAGATGTTAACTCGTTTATCATTCTTGTGATAAACATCTTACCAGGCAAACCTAACTTTTCTTCCTCCAAGATGGCACTTTTCCTTCGTGAAGCACCTCTGCGACTTAAAGCAGGCTTTAGATCTGCGGGTTTACACACACGCTGTTACGAAACTTAAATCATCATCAATGACATAATAAACAGTGCctacttttaacaaaaactaaccCTTCATTGACCCGGGAGACAAGCTGCTTTCTTCaccatttgttttgtttgcgtCGCCAGGTCCTTTTCCTCGACTTTTATTTCGTGACGCTCCTTTCCGCGTGATAGTTGGCTTTCGACCTGCAAACATACATGTTAACATTCATTTGAACAGAATAAAGTTGTTCAGAAGTATGTTGTCACAAAACTACAGCATAGGAATGACTCCATCTTTTTAAAAGGTTTCACAATCAACTGATCCTCAAATACTTTTAAATGTATTCCGATTTACCACTTCCATCAAACAGCTGTGTGCCAATTGCCTCAGAATTTTCAAGGTCACGAATGAATTTCCGAATTTTGAGATGAGACAAAATATCGGCCACATGCTCAGCGATTTCTGCATCTTCCACTTCCTTGAGCATCCCTTGAAGTTGATCTCGAACATCGATCAATGCTGGTCTTATTTCTGGCAGGATGGACACGCATTTGGTCATGATATCCTCCAGCAAGGAAAACATTTCAACGTCCTGCTCATCACCAGAATCAGCAGCAGCATCCTTCATCTGTTGCAAAGAAGCTTTATCAAAGGAAATCTGAGGAACGTCTTGTTGTGGATTCGCAAAATTTGTGCCTCTTGATGGATATTTCTGTGTGATTGCAACCAACAGCAGGACACCAAAGCTGTAGACATCCATTGCTGTAGTCAAGCTGTCGCAGCCATCTGCCAATCGTTCCGGAGCAGCAAAGAGTAAAGTACTCTCGAGACCTTCTCCTGGCTTATCGGGATCTGGTTTAAGGCTCCCAGTTCGACAAACTCCACCAAAGTCAGCGATCTTGCAGTTCAAGTCGAGAGTAAGGAGAATGTTCTGTGGCTTCAAATCTCCGTGAgcaattctttgatttttcatGAGATTGTGGAGATAGGTTATTCCATCGGATACCTCATAACCCATTCGCAACAGCAGGGACATCGGAATGCTTGAAACGTTTTCATTTCTGATCAAATCGTGCAAAGAACCAGCCGGCATGAGCTCCATGACAATACCGAGCCATCCTTGACACTTTAGCACACCTTCAATGCGTATCACATTGTTGTGGTGAGCCTCATGCATCAAAGACATCTCCTTTTCCAAcctaagaaaaaaatgaaaataaaggCTTAAATTGTAAAAGGTTCAGCAtcaaaactttgataaaacTTCAAAGACCAAAATTTCAACTGtttaaaacttataaaataaaataactttttctgtGTCTCCTTCCGCTCATTTAACGACTGTGGTAAAAAGCGATATTTCACCGCCACCGTGCCTAGAACATCATGGAAACCTATCAAGACTTTTCCAAATCTTCCTTCTCCGAGAATGTTGTtagttttgttgcaaaaaatttcatttgcatCAAACTGCCGAAGTTTGATTGCGTAATCAATGAAACTCTGTATTCAAAAGCACTGTTGCTGTAGAAGATAAATGTAACCACATGTGCAAGAAAATTGCCAAAAAGAAATACTAATATAATTATACCATAAGAATGGTCAAAGCTTGTCCGT contains the following coding sequences:
- the LOC143448618 gene encoding uncharacterized protein LOC143448618, with the translated sequence MEMSFIDYAIKLRQFDANEIFCNKTNNILGEGRFGKVLIGFHDVLGTVAVKYRFLPQSLNERKETQKKLEKEMSLMHEAHHNNVIRIEGVLKCQGWLGIVMELMPAGSLHDLIRNENVSSIPMSLLLRMGYEVSDGITYLHNLMKNQRIAHGDLKPQNILLTLDLNCKIADFGGVCRTGSLKPDPDKPGEGLESTLLFAAPERLADGCDSLTTAMDVYSFGVLLLVAITQKYPSRGTNFANPQQDVPQISFDKASLQQMKDAAADSGDEQDVEMFSLLEDIMTKCVSILPEIRPALIDVRDQLQGMLKEVEDAEIAEHVADILSHLKIRKFIRDLENSEAIGTQLFDGSGRKPTITRKGASRNKSRGKGPGDANKTNGEESSLSPGSMKDLKPALSRRGASRRKSAILEEEKLGLPGFISKLHSIQKRFSEQNLDGALQEIEDLSKSLQTSYLNEADAVKLKDALIQAMKSGVKDKISSEKFADCFQALLCVADYLAKSISSPIQKLNLLGNCASVANEFVLAVKDQVNLNYILESMKTSFTRIQSTKFADRKVLAEAKAACWQCQSQCYIELGETGHAMELLLSAVTAIENAFKFDCKKPSLYGSCCNNLAIIYKSKDKPKQALKFYMNDIRLVTQDQASNDVLVTIRNVCQLFEDYSSMDRDSDDLNYLHDFLQHHENQPSSHWEVPRKLLRLRVEILLQSDKIKKSCEETISAMSMPSLSDQQLIFVCEEAGNVSEQLLLIGEKDLALSMVRCGGEASQHLSKSARKLKIIVQFCQVLLDCFSEPGSKLCKKPDEIIAQYRPLLDELSSYVNDESCNFNDVKITFRSLRSILFYQMIKDSQTKGKKFCLIV